One part of the Caldanaerobius fijiensis DSM 17918 genome encodes these proteins:
- a CDS encoding general stress protein → MSKVIGVFNTREQAEKAIVTMRQQGFKDNEISIVSKKENIENNNNEGIRFDSIADGTTTGGILGGVAGLLASAGALAIPGIGPIVAAGPIAAMLTGAVGGGIAGGLIDMGIPAAESRRYEEEVKKGGILVVAQSDKNKVNDAASIMRANGAYDVKTE, encoded by the coding sequence ATGTCAAAAGTAATAGGTGTTTTTAATACAAGAGAACAAGCTGAAAAAGCCATAGTTACTATGAGACAACAAGGTTTTAAAGATAACGAAATTTCTATTGTATCTAAAAAAGAAAACATTGAAAACAACAACAACGAAGGTATTCGCTTTGATTCAATCGCAGATGGTACTACCACAGGTGGTATCCTTGGAGGAGTTGCAGGACTGTTAGCCAGTGCTGGTGCTTTGGCTATCCCGGGTATTGGACCTATAGTAGCTGCAGGACCTATTGCAGCTATGTTAACAGGGGCAGTAGGAGGAGGTATTGCCGGCGGATTAATTGACATGGGCATTCCTGCTGCTGAAAGTCGCAGGTACGAGGAAGAAGTTAAAAAGGGCGGTATTTTAGTAGTAGCTCAGTCGGACAAAAATAAAGTAAACGATGCAGCTAGTATTATGAGGGCTAATGGTGCTTATGATGTTAAAACAGAATAA
- a CDS encoding thiamine pyrophosphate-dependent enzyme, translating into MAIVFQKPKSMTDKPMHYCPGCTHGIIHRLICEVIDELGIQKKTIGVASVGCSVFISDYINCDFQEASHGRAPSVATGIKRVVPDSVVFTYQGDGDLAAIGTAEIVHAAARGEKITVIYVNNAVYGMTGGQMAPTTILGQKTLTTPFGRNVEMNGYPIRISEMLSTLDGAKYVARVSVHDIKHIRNAKKVIKEAFENQIKGTGFSLVEVLSTCPTNWGLTPVESIKWLNDNLIPVYPLKVFKSPEVDK; encoded by the coding sequence ATGGCGATCGTATTTCAAAAGCCCAAAAGTATGACGGATAAACCCATGCACTATTGTCCAGGTTGTACCCATGGAATAATACATAGATTGATATGTGAAGTAATAGATGAACTGGGAATACAGAAAAAAACTATCGGTGTTGCATCCGTTGGCTGCTCGGTTTTCATATCCGATTATATAAACTGCGATTTTCAGGAGGCATCTCATGGCAGAGCTCCCTCTGTAGCTACAGGTATAAAGAGGGTGGTCCCTGATAGTGTTGTGTTTACATATCAAGGGGATGGAGATCTAGCGGCAATAGGTACAGCAGAAATAGTTCACGCTGCAGCGAGAGGAGAAAAGATTACAGTTATTTACGTCAATAATGCTGTATATGGTATGACCGGTGGTCAGATGGCACCTACAACTATATTAGGGCAGAAAACTCTTACAACACCGTTTGGCAGGAATGTTGAAATGAATGGTTATCCCATAAGAATAAGTGAGATGCTTTCAACTCTTGATGGTGCAAAGTATGTGGCAAGGGTATCTGTACACGATATAAAGCATATCAGAAATGCAAAAAAAGTCATTAAAGAAGCTTTTGAAAATCAGATAAAGGGGACAGGGTTTTCTCTTGTGGAGGTTTTATCAACATGCCCAACCAATTGGGGGTTAACTCCGGTGGAATCTATAAAATGGTTGAATGATAATTTGATACCAGTTTATCCCTTAAAAGTATTTAAATCACCGGAGGTGGACAAATAG
- the amrS gene encoding AmmeMemoRadiSam system radical SAM enzyme: protein MKEAMYYEKLKDGMVYCKLCPQGCRIKNSKYGICRARKNQNGILVSDNYGKVTGIAMDPIEKKPLYHFYPGSYILSIGSFGCNLSCAFCQNWHISQQQDVEYRLIRPEELINIAERQRGNIGIAYTYNEPSIWYEYMYDCAKIAKDRGLKNIMVTNGYINPEPLYNVLPYIDALNIDVKAFSDHYYKTLCGGRLAPVINTVEIASRLCHVELTTLIVTGENDNLGEIEELVKWVASIDKDIPLHFTRYFPNYKMENPPTEINTLINAYKIGKKYLNYVYIGNVGGTDNNTYCPNCGNLLIKRDIYVDIVGVGQDKKCSRCRKEIKVQF, encoded by the coding sequence ATGAAAGAAGCTATGTATTATGAAAAATTGAAAGATGGTATGGTATATTGTAAGTTATGCCCTCAAGGCTGTAGAATAAAAAATAGCAAATATGGTATATGCAGAGCAAGAAAAAATCAAAATGGAATCCTTGTATCAGATAACTACGGCAAGGTGACAGGAATAGCGATGGATCCAATAGAAAAGAAACCACTTTATCATTTTTATCCGGGTAGTTATATTCTCTCCATAGGATCTTTTGGCTGCAATTTGAGCTGTGCGTTTTGCCAGAACTGGCATATCTCTCAACAACAAGATGTGGAATACAGATTGATAAGACCAGAAGAGTTAATAAATATAGCAGAAAGGCAGCGAGGAAATATAGGAATCGCTTATACGTACAACGAGCCGTCAATATGGTATGAATATATGTACGACTGCGCGAAAATAGCTAAAGACCGCGGCTTAAAAAACATTATGGTTACAAATGGTTATATAAACCCAGAACCTCTTTATAACGTATTGCCATATATTGATGCACTTAATATCGATGTAAAGGCTTTTTCAGATCATTATTATAAAACGCTATGCGGAGGAAGACTGGCGCCTGTTATAAACACTGTGGAAATAGCATCCCGTCTGTGTCATGTGGAATTGACGACACTTATCGTAACAGGTGAAAATGATAATCTTGGAGAGATAGAAGAACTGGTAAAATGGGTAGCTAGTATAGATAAAGATATTCCGTTGCATTTTACCAGGTATTTCCCCAATTATAAAATGGAGAATCCACCAACGGAGATTAATACCTTGATAAATGCATATAAAATTGGTAAAAAATATCTTAATTATGTGTATATCGGTAATGTCGGTGGGACAGATAACAATACTTATTGTCCCAATTGTGGCAATCTTCTTATAAAAAGAGACATATATGTGGATATAGTAGGAGTGGGCCAGGACAAAAAATGTTCGAGGTGCAGAAAAGAAATCAAAGTTCAGTTTTAA
- the cdaA gene encoding diadenylate cyclase CdaA, producing the protein MNELVNLVKAMRFSDFVDIAIIAYILYKIFQVIRRTRAEQLLKGLFILLVATKLSEILQLRTINWILRNAMTVGVIALLIVFQPELRNALESLGRNKVFTKFIFSTEQESSAEVVEEIVKAVKYLSKSSIGALIVIERETGLNDIINTGTKMESLISGELLINIFIPNTPLHDGAVLIRGNKIMAAGCFLPLSQNNDISKDLGTRHRAGIGITEISDAICVIVSEETGTISIAQNGKISRYLDIKTLKEVLLSQLKRKQIDFKASNWFKWVNKHE; encoded by the coding sequence ATGAATGAATTAGTTAACCTTGTAAAGGCAATGCGTTTCAGTGATTTTGTTGACATAGCAATTATCGCTTATATCTTATATAAGATATTTCAGGTTATAAGGCGAACGAGAGCAGAACAATTATTAAAAGGCCTTTTTATTTTATTAGTCGCAACAAAGCTCAGTGAAATATTACAGCTTCGAACCATTAATTGGATATTGAGAAATGCCATGACGGTTGGAGTAATAGCTTTGCTGATTGTATTTCAACCCGAGCTCAGAAATGCATTAGAATCACTAGGTAGAAATAAGGTTTTTACGAAATTTATATTTTCTACTGAACAGGAAAGCAGCGCAGAAGTTGTGGAAGAGATTGTAAAGGCTGTAAAGTATCTGTCAAAGTCCAGCATAGGTGCGCTTATTGTTATTGAAAGAGAAACAGGATTAAATGATATAATAAATACTGGTACCAAGATGGAGTCGCTTATTTCCGGTGAATTGCTTATAAATATCTTTATACCTAATACGCCTTTACATGATGGAGCTGTTTTGATAAGAGGAAACAAAATAATGGCTGCAGGATGTTTTTTACCTTTATCACAAAACAATGATATAAGCAAAGATTTGGGAACGAGGCATAGGGCCGGGATAGGTATTACTGAGATATCTGATGCTATATGTGTTATCGTGTCAGAAGAAACTGGTACCATTTCAATAGCACAAAACGGCAAAATTTCCAGGTATCTTGATATTAAAACGCTAAAAGAGGTTTTATTGAGCCAGTTAAAGAGAAAACAGATAGATTTCAAGGCGAGTAATTGGTTTAAGTGGGTGAACAAGCATGAGTAA
- a CDS encoding 4Fe-4S binding protein, with protein sequence MRGKVSFKQDLCKGCELCTTVCPVRIVKMSDSLNVKGYHPSTIAEEDMHKCIACAFCAMICPDCVIEVERI encoded by the coding sequence ATGAGAGGAAAGGTATCGTTTAAACAGGATTTGTGCAAAGGCTGCGAGCTGTGTACAACAGTATGTCCTGTGAGAATTGTTAAAATGTCTGATAGTTTAAATGTAAAAGGTTATCACCCTTCAACTATAGCTGAGGAAGATATGCACAAATGTATTGCATGTGCTTTTTGTGCAATGATCTGCCCTGACTGTGTTATTGAAGTAGAGAGGATATAA
- a CDS encoding Cof-type HAD-IIB family hydrolase, with translation MKYKMVIADIDGTLINDMRVITPATKRAIEKFRNSGGIFTIATGRGINSAKPFIEELDIDVPVILFNGCMIYHPKTKRILYSEFLPDDVYKIATNTWLENNSVDMLAFGIDGIFVKKITELVHRFMDIDHVYCTEVENIQNMKNIMKILFLGDAEISKRLVRNIEKYTDNFTWVQSDKLFIELLPKGVTKGSTLIKLCQILKIDLADVVAIGDQDNDREMICNAGFGVAMGNADDVLKSCSKYVTKNNTEDGVADILYKIMDDSLN, from the coding sequence ATGAAATATAAAATGGTTATAGCTGACATTGATGGAACACTTATAAATGATATGAGAGTTATTACACCTGCTACGAAAAGAGCTATAGAAAAATTTAGAAATAGTGGTGGGATTTTTACCATTGCTACTGGCCGTGGTATTAATTCGGCAAAGCCTTTTATTGAGGAGCTTGATATCGATGTGCCTGTGATACTATTTAATGGTTGTATGATATATCATCCAAAAACAAAGCGAATATTATATAGCGAATTTTTACCCGATGATGTATACAAAATCGCAACAAATACATGGTTAGAGAATAATTCTGTAGATATGTTAGCGTTTGGAATTGATGGCATATTTGTAAAAAAAATTACTGAGCTTGTACATCGCTTTATGGATATTGATCACGTTTACTGCACTGAAGTTGAAAATATACAAAATATGAAAAATATAATGAAAATATTATTCTTAGGAGATGCAGAAATATCCAAAAGATTAGTTCGAAATATTGAAAAATATACGGATAATTTTACATGGGTACAATCTGATAAATTATTCATAGAACTATTACCTAAAGGAGTGACTAAAGGAAGCACACTTATTAAATTGTGTCAGATATTAAAAATAGATTTAGCAGATGTAGTAGCTATAGGCGATCAAGATAATGATAGAGAAATGATTTGTAACGCAGGGTTTGGTGTGGCTATGGGTAACGCTGATGATGTTCTAAAATCTTGCTCTAAATATGTCACTAAAAACAATACAGAAGATGGGGTTGCTGATATACTCTACAAAATAATGGATGACAGCCTGAATTAA
- a CDS encoding 3-methyl-2-oxobutanoate dehydrogenase subunit VorB — MVKILMKGNEAMAEAAVMSGCRYYFGYPITPQNEVTAYMAKRLPEVGGVFLQAESEVSAINMVYGAGGAGGRVMISSSSPGISLMQEGISYIAGAEIPCVIVNVMRGGPGLGNITAAQSDYLQATKGGGHGDYHLIVLAPASVQEIADMMDKAFDLADKYRNPVMVLMDGILGQMMEPVEFKEKLSEELPVKQKDWATTGMRDREKPNLITSLYIEPEALEQHNYRLKEKYDRIKQNEVMYEEFNIEGAEIVIVAYGITSRIAKTAISMASKEGLRVGLIRPITLWPFPYKAFDNLDVKALLTVEMSLEQMYEDVLLASNGRIPVHFLGRPGGVVIEPAEIVNKVKSILGRY, encoded by the coding sequence ATTGTGAAAATTTTGATGAAGGGTAATGAAGCTATGGCTGAAGCGGCTGTAATGAGCGGCTGTAGATATTATTTTGGCTATCCCATAACACCGCAAAATGAGGTAACGGCATATATGGCAAAGAGACTTCCAGAAGTTGGAGGTGTGTTTTTACAGGCGGAAAGTGAAGTCTCTGCCATTAATATGGTATATGGGGCCGGTGGCGCTGGAGGACGCGTTATGATATCGTCCAGCAGTCCAGGAATAAGTTTGATGCAGGAAGGTATATCATACATAGCGGGTGCTGAGATACCTTGTGTTATAGTAAATGTTATGAGAGGTGGTCCGGGTTTAGGAAATATAACGGCTGCCCAATCGGACTACCTTCAAGCAACTAAGGGTGGCGGACATGGTGATTATCACTTGATTGTATTAGCGCCTGCATCTGTACAAGAAATAGCAGATATGATGGATAAAGCATTTGACCTGGCAGATAAATATAGAAATCCTGTAATGGTGCTTATGGACGGAATTTTAGGACAGATGATGGAACCTGTAGAATTTAAAGAAAAATTATCAGAAGAATTGCCTGTTAAACAAAAAGACTGGGCTACCACCGGCATGAGGGATAGGGAAAAGCCTAACCTTATAACATCTCTTTATATAGAGCCTGAAGCTCTAGAACAACATAATTACCGCTTAAAAGAAAAATATGATAGAATTAAGCAAAATGAGGTTATGTATGAAGAATTTAATATTGAGGGAGCAGAAATAGTAATAGTAGCTTATGGAATTACATCTCGAATAGCAAAAACGGCGATTTCAATGGCTTCTAAAGAAGGGTTAAGAGTAGGACTTATAAGGCCCATTACCCTATGGCCTTTTCCCTATAAGGCTTTTGATAATTTAGACGTAAAGGCTTTACTTACTGTAGAAATGAGCTTAGAACAGATGTACGAGGATGTCTTGTTGGCGTCTAACGGCAGGATACCTGTTCACTTTTTGGGTAGGCCTGGTGGAGTGGTGATAGAGCCTGCAGAAATCGTCAATAAAGTAAAGTCAATTTTGGGGAGGTATTAA
- a CDS encoding 2-oxoacid:acceptor oxidoreductase family protein: MEQRVIMAGFGGQGIMSMGQLLAYAGMIENKNVSWLPSYGPEQRGGTANCHVVVTDGDPGSPLVTEATAVIVMNRPSLEKFQRTLVKGGLLIVNSSLIDIKPDRADIDVVYVKANDIANELGNLRVANMVALGAFIKRTNIVDFKSAYEALNKIMEGSKAKYIPQNIEALERGAMSVQ; the protein is encoded by the coding sequence GTGGAACAGAGAGTGATTATGGCAGGTTTTGGTGGACAGGGAATAATGTCTATGGGGCAGCTTTTGGCGTATGCTGGAATGATTGAAAACAAAAATGTTTCGTGGTTACCTTCCTATGGTCCTGAACAAAGGGGAGGTACAGCTAATTGCCATGTGGTTGTGACAGATGGCGATCCTGGTTCGCCTTTAGTCACAGAAGCAACAGCAGTCATAGTCATGAATCGTCCCTCACTAGAAAAATTTCAGCGGACTTTAGTAAAAGGTGGTTTGTTGATCGTTAATTCCAGCCTTATAGATATAAAACCAGATAGAGCTGATATAGATGTGGTATATGTTAAAGCTAATGATATAGCAAATGAGCTGGGAAATCTCAGGGTAGCTAACATGGTAGCCCTCGGTGCTTTTATAAAAAGGACAAATATTGTTGATTTTAAAAGCGCATATGAGGCGCTTAACAAGATTATGGAGGGGTCAAAAGCTAAATATATACCACAAAATATAGAGGCATTAGAACGCGGCGCTATGAGTGTACAATAA
- a CDS encoding CdaR family protein, which produces MSKDLGWKIFSIIIAFFLWLYVTSTENPIITYDVNNIPVSFKNESVIQQAGLVILDKKDERVNIKVKGRRNDIISLNPSGIIAQVDLSNFKQKGWNNLPVDVFGLPGNIQVVSVSPNSMKIYLDALVKQQIKMRIRITGTPKQGYINTDPIVRPDEVFVKGPESIIKNIESATAQVNISNRKDTLNVSLPIFLIDKDGKEVKYVEYNPKTVDVSVPIYRKKDVQVNVNFEGKLPDDLKLVDYGVDPPYITIAARDDILDRVNNLNTIPLDLSKYVKSTKVEAKLDVPEGVILVNEGNKVSVNLNIQRLVKKNYVKKGIVVRSSDDARGTVATQEVRLTLRGIESDINNLVDSDITAYVDITGLLSGKHMVPVKVEVPQGIEVLNVEPSHVEVNVQ; this is translated from the coding sequence ATGAGTAAAGATCTGGGATGGAAAATATTCTCGATTATTATTGCGTTTTTTTTGTGGCTTTATGTTACAAGTACAGAAAATCCCATCATTACCTATGACGTAAATAATATTCCCGTTAGCTTTAAAAATGAGAGTGTGATTCAACAAGCAGGTTTAGTGATATTAGATAAAAAAGATGAAAGAGTTAATATAAAAGTTAAGGGTAGAAGAAATGATATAATATCGTTAAATCCCTCAGGCATTATAGCTCAGGTTGATTTAAGCAATTTTAAGCAAAAAGGATGGAATAATCTTCCTGTAGATGTTTTTGGATTGCCCGGGAATATCCAGGTTGTAAGCGTCAGCCCTAATTCTATGAAGATATATCTTGACGCATTGGTAAAACAGCAAATAAAAATGCGTATACGGATAACAGGAACACCTAAACAGGGGTATATAAACACGGATCCCATTGTAAGACCTGATGAGGTGTTTGTAAAAGGTCCTGAAAGCATTATAAAGAATATAGAGAGTGCTACAGCGCAAGTAAATATAAGTAATAGAAAAGATACGCTTAATGTATCTTTGCCTATATTTTTGATAGATAAGGATGGCAAAGAGGTCAAATATGTGGAATACAATCCTAAGACTGTTGATGTATCAGTTCCTATATATAGAAAAAAAGACGTCCAAGTAAATGTGAATTTTGAAGGTAAATTGCCCGATGATCTAAAGTTGGTAGACTACGGTGTTGATCCACCTTATATAACAATTGCAGCTAGAGATGACATATTAGACAGAGTCAATAATTTAAATACTATACCTCTGGATTTATCAAAATATGTGAAGAGTACAAAAGTAGAGGCAAAATTAGATGTACCAGAAGGTGTAATCCTCGTCAATGAAGGCAATAAAGTTAGTGTAAATCTTAATATTCAAAGGCTGGTAAAAAAGAATTATGTAAAGAAGGGTATAGTTGTGAGGAGTTCTGATGACGCAAGAGGTACTGTTGCAACCCAAGAAGTAAGGCTGACTTTACGAGGTATCGAAAGCGATATAAATAACCTTGTAGATTCAGACATAACTGCTTATGTAGATATCACGGGTCTTCTTTCTGGAAAACATATGGTGCCCGTAAAGGTTGAAGTGCCACAGGGGATAGAAGTATTGAACGTTGAACCATCTCATGTAGAAGTAAATGTTCAATGA
- a CDS encoding adenine nucleotide alpha hydrolase family protein: protein MIKNFDPGTRSRIMVCITPQRSCIRLIERGAQRANETKGEFCVVYVNKSEDISKDIREHKILLDLFDIAQKMGGTVTILTGKKIYETLAQFAKENNITEIIVGKSLRSAFEVIRYGDVINPLKKQIEKSNIFLEVVD from the coding sequence ATGATAAAAAATTTTGATCCTGGCACTCGAAGCAGGATAATGGTTTGCATAACCCCTCAGAGAAGTTGCATAAGGCTTATAGAACGAGGAGCACAGAGGGCAAACGAAACAAAAGGGGAATTTTGTGTAGTATATGTCAACAAATCTGAAGATATATCTAAGGACATAAGAGAGCATAAGATACTGTTAGATTTATTTGATATTGCGCAAAAAATGGGTGGAACTGTTACTATACTTACAGGGAAAAAGATATATGAGACATTAGCACAGTTCGCAAAAGAAAATAATATCACTGAGATAATAGTGGGTAAATCATTGAGATCAGCTTTTGAAGTGATAAGATATGGGGATGTTATAAACCCATTAAAAAAACAGATAGAAAAAAGCAATATTTTTCTGGAAGTTGTCGATTAA
- the glmM gene encoding phosphoglucosamine mutase, whose amino-acid sequence MARMFGTDGVRGIANQDLTPELAYKLGRAGAAVLTEGMKKPRIVVAKDTRISGDLLESALIAGLLSVGAQALCVGVVSTPAVAILTRYYGADAGVMISASHNPVEYNGIKFFNKDGYKLSDELEDQIERIVMDQNALSILPRPIGKDIGHKIVIDDAGDVYINYLKNIFNIRLDNLKVAVDCANGSNYKIAPQLLKDLGAQVFAINNHPDGTNINLECGSTHIHRLRDYVLEIGADIGLAFDGDADRLIAVDERGEVIDGDRIMVICALSMKEKGTLKNNTVVATVMSNMGLDIALKNHGINVVKTKVGDRYVLEEMLKNNYIIGGEQSGHLIFLEHNTTGDGLITALNLLSVMVEKKQPLSLLADAMKVYPQVIVNARVDNDKKHVYAEDIEIIEKIKNLEEMLNGEGRVLIRPSGTEPLIRVMLEGKDLDVLKAEAKKLASFIEQRLS is encoded by the coding sequence ATGGCTAGGATGTTTGGAACAGATGGCGTAAGGGGAATTGCAAACCAAGATCTTACGCCAGAGCTGGCGTATAAACTGGGACGGGCAGGAGCTGCTGTTCTCACAGAAGGGATGAAAAAACCGCGCATTGTGGTGGCAAAAGATACAAGGATTTCAGGTGATTTGTTAGAAAGCGCGTTGATAGCAGGCTTATTATCTGTGGGAGCGCAGGCTCTATGCGTCGGTGTTGTATCTACGCCGGCTGTAGCAATTCTAACCAGATATTACGGAGCAGATGCAGGTGTCATGATATCAGCATCTCACAACCCTGTGGAATACAACGGGATAAAATTTTTTAACAAAGATGGTTATAAGTTATCCGATGAATTAGAAGATCAAATTGAGAGAATCGTAATGGATCAAAACGCACTAAGTATTTTACCAAGACCTATAGGGAAGGATATTGGGCATAAGATTGTTATAGATGATGCAGGAGATGTCTATATAAACTATTTAAAGAACATATTCAATATTCGATTAGACAATTTAAAAGTGGCAGTTGATTGCGCTAATGGTTCTAATTATAAGATCGCACCGCAACTTTTGAAAGATTTGGGTGCGCAGGTGTTTGCTATTAACAATCATCCTGATGGCACGAACATAAATCTGGAGTGTGGCTCCACACATATTCATAGGTTGAGAGACTATGTGTTGGAGATAGGGGCAGACATAGGGTTGGCGTTTGATGGCGATGCAGATAGGTTAATTGCAGTAGATGAAAGAGGAGAAGTGATAGATGGCGATAGGATTATGGTTATATGTGCTTTATCAATGAAAGAAAAAGGTACTTTGAAAAATAATACAGTAGTAGCTACAGTTATGAGTAATATGGGGCTAGATATTGCGCTTAAAAATCATGGCATCAATGTGGTAAAGACAAAAGTAGGGGATAGGTACGTGCTAGAGGAGATGTTGAAAAACAATTACATCATTGGCGGAGAACAGTCCGGTCATCTAATTTTTTTAGAGCACAATACCACCGGTGATGGTCTTATTACTGCATTAAACCTGCTATCGGTAATGGTTGAAAAGAAGCAACCTCTATCTTTATTGGCGGATGCTATGAAGGTTTACCCACAGGTTATTGTAAATGCTAGAGTGGATAATGACAAAAAGCATGTATATGCAGAGGATATAGAAATAATCGAGAAGATAAAAAATCTTGAAGAGATGTTAAATGGAGAAGGTAGGGTATTGATTAGACCTTCGGGTACAGAACCGCTGATAAGGGTTATGCTGGAGGGAAAAGATCTGGACGTTTTAAAAGCCGAAGCTAAAAAATTGGCATC